One window from the genome of Syntrophorhabdaceae bacterium encodes:
- a CDS encoding radical SAM protein: MANILLSTRCNRSCPYCFAQSEMAGSSPERFISWENLIYIADLLEAGGQKTVSLLGGEPTLHPQCVDLILYLLRRGFTVTVFTNGVLGPGRLGEFRRHLTSIGPDRLSFVCNLNDPVQTPAPPEQAMRIERFLSLMGPWTLPGFNIYRLDFTLDFLFDLINRFGMKRHMRLGITHPLPGRQGGFILPSQMRAAIERLCSYRPLFDSLRVSPGIDCGFPLCTFTEEQLGWLHHFDRPLQFRCAPGLDITPDMSVYHCFPLSRYRRRSLFEFDSIKEVRDYYQGIHDEIKAEIAGIFDECDGCRHQQEGVCGGGGLCQVAHSLVTEAPVRGKDMEDELARYHLPS, translated from the coding sequence ATGGCAAATATCCTCCTTTCCACGCGTTGCAACCGCTCCTGCCCCTATTGCTTTGCCCAAAGCGAAATGGCCGGGTCATCACCGGAGAGGTTCATCTCCTGGGAAAACCTCATCTACATAGCAGACCTTCTCGAGGCGGGGGGCCAGAAGACCGTTTCCCTCCTCGGCGGGGAGCCGACCTTGCACCCTCAGTGCGTCGACCTCATCCTCTATCTTCTCCGGCGCGGCTTCACGGTCACCGTCTTCACCAACGGGGTGCTGGGCCCCGGGCGCCTTGGCGAATTCCGCCGTCACCTGACATCGATTGGCCCCGACCGGCTCAGTTTTGTCTGCAATCTCAACGACCCCGTCCAGACCCCGGCGCCCCCGGAACAGGCGATGAGGATCGAGCGCTTCCTGTCCCTCATGGGTCCCTGGACACTACCGGGTTTCAACATCTACCGCCTTGATTTCACCCTTGATTTCCTCTTCGACCTCATCAACCGGTTCGGAATGAAACGGCATATGCGCCTCGGCATCACGCACCCCTTGCCGGGAAGGCAGGGAGGGTTCATACTCCCTTCGCAGATGAGGGCGGCCATCGAGAGGCTCTGTTCCTACCGGCCCCTCTTCGATTCCTTGAGGGTCAGCCCCGGCATCGACTGCGGCTTTCCCTTGTGCACGTTTACCGAAGAGCAACTGGGCTGGCTCCACCATTTCGACAGGCCCCTCCAGTTCAGATGTGCCCCCGGACTCGACATAACCCCCGACATGAGCGTCTATCACTGCTTTCCCCTGTCGAGATACAGGAGGCGCTCCCTCTTCGAATTCGATTCCATCAAGGAGGTGCGCGATTACTACCAGGGGATCCATGACGAGATCAAGGCCGAGATAGCGGGAATATTCGACGAATGTGACGGCTGCAGGCACCAGCAGGAAGGGGTATGCGGCGGGGGCGGCCTCTGCCAGGTCGCACACAGCCTCGTGACGGAAGCCCCTGTGAGGGGAAAGGATATGGAAGATGAACTCGCCCGTTATCATCTGCCCTCATAA
- a CDS encoding WD40 repeat domain-containing protein, which produces MKHPKVSDKKRGMRPAQAEGQALDVSRDIIRDTLADLVPGGRTTHHIGGHTDWYHGAAVSPDGSRLITANRDGTARLWDIASSQCLMVLRGHTGEVVRAAFMNHADRAVTTDDDGTLRLWDCATGACILVLKGHSGRVAGLAVSPDDRHIASSDTFWALRVWSLPEGTCEHSAAGINNVTRILVARDGNTLLTLDSHHDILQWNFPGLGDPSLVASGDYWDIALSGDGEVVAAGRDGLSCFDIRTGARKRFYSLEPHKPYKVTTASDETRFVACCRPGETVLVLDHGTGAIEKQFTGPRFVTDMALSPDGKTLYTVGSDRTCKIWDIRTGECLQTIGSTRNVHHLSLSSDGMCLAACDKGDTVKLWNLADGSQRAAFRDATSVAFLERARLIATGHDDGRVRFWDIESGNEKPGAVLRAYSSPVACVLPVESGASFATFARHGMPKLWNTEQRNCLRIHNTAGNIDINTVAIDEDTQCVAMRRQGKNHILVCDLRSGDILATLTDHARRYGNLSVIITGIRFLPRGRGLVSCGRDGLIILWDLSTFKAARSINVGSSILSIAVENDGRHVVIGTHAGGVERWDLESGQREICRPPEGSPVAGLALSSDESRLFVSFGDGTVRIIDRQSTTLVCSLWNVDDGFFWFTPPDEHAPDGWVWTDREDLFHLVEEGGDGEVLGAVPLADERRGAYIMTRNNAAIVQARFKGLDEYARLARRYTCALADRQSSIEARPRPMLTGKDKDA; this is translated from the coding sequence ATGAAACATCCGAAGGTTTCCGACAAGAAGAGGGGCATGCGGCCGGCGCAGGCTGAGGGACAGGCCCTCGATGTGTCCCGCGACATCATCAGGGACACGCTGGCGGATCTCGTCCCCGGGGGAAGGACCACCCACCATATAGGGGGGCACACGGACTGGTATCACGGAGCAGCGGTCTCCCCCGACGGGTCGCGGCTGATCACCGCCAACCGCGACGGAACGGCCCGCCTGTGGGACATCGCCAGCAGTCAATGCCTCATGGTGCTTCGGGGACACACCGGCGAGGTGGTGCGGGCGGCTTTCATGAACCACGCAGACCGGGCCGTCACAACCGACGATGACGGCACCCTGCGCCTGTGGGACTGCGCGACGGGCGCCTGCATCCTCGTCCTGAAAGGTCACTCGGGACGTGTCGCCGGCCTGGCGGTGAGCCCCGATGACAGACATATCGCAAGCAGCGACACCTTCTGGGCATTGCGGGTATGGTCCCTTCCCGAGGGTACCTGCGAACATTCCGCGGCAGGGATCAACAATGTTACGAGAATCCTTGTGGCCCGAGACGGCAACACGCTGCTCACGCTGGACTCACACCACGATATCCTTCAATGGAACTTCCCCGGCCTCGGTGATCCCTCTCTCGTTGCGAGCGGTGATTATTGGGACATAGCTCTTTCGGGGGATGGAGAGGTTGTTGCCGCAGGAAGGGATGGTCTTTCCTGCTTCGATATTCGCACCGGCGCCCGGAAGAGGTTCTATTCCCTGGAACCGCACAAACCCTACAAGGTGACCACCGCTTCCGACGAAACACGGTTTGTGGCCTGTTGCAGGCCCGGGGAGACTGTCCTCGTGCTGGACCACGGAACGGGCGCGATTGAGAAACAGTTTACCGGTCCGAGGTTCGTGACCGACATGGCCCTCTCGCCGGATGGGAAAACCCTCTATACGGTGGGCTCCGACCGGACATGCAAAATCTGGGATATCCGCACGGGCGAGTGCCTGCAGACCATCGGTTCCACCCGGAACGTGCACCATCTCTCTCTTTCCAGCGACGGCATGTGTCTTGCCGCCTGCGACAAAGGCGACACGGTCAAGCTCTGGAACCTCGCGGATGGTTCCCAGAGGGCGGCGTTCCGGGACGCGACGTCCGTCGCCTTTCTCGAACGCGCCCGTCTTATTGCCACCGGTCATGATGATGGCCGAGTTCGATTCTGGGACATCGAGAGCGGCAACGAGAAACCTGGGGCGGTCCTGCGCGCCTACTCATCCCCGGTCGCCTGCGTCCTGCCGGTGGAATCAGGCGCCTCCTTCGCAACCTTCGCTCGACACGGAATGCCGAAGCTCTGGAACACGGAACAACGCAATTGTCTCAGGATCCATAACACGGCCGGAAATATCGACATCAACACCGTCGCGATAGATGAAGACACGCAATGCGTGGCGATGCGTCGCCAGGGGAAGAACCATATACTGGTCTGCGATCTTCGGTCCGGCGACATTCTTGCCACGTTGACGGACCACGCACGGAGGTACGGCAACCTCTCTGTCATCATCACGGGCATTCGTTTTCTCCCGCGGGGAAGGGGTCTTGTTTCCTGCGGCCGTGACGGCCTTATTATCCTCTGGGACCTCTCCACGTTCAAGGCCGCACGGTCTATCAATGTGGGTAGTTCGATCCTCTCCATCGCCGTCGAGAACGACGGCCGTCATGTGGTCATCGGCACCCACGCGGGAGGGGTGGAACGATGGGACCTCGAAAGCGGACAACGCGAGATCTGCCGGCCTCCTGAAGGGAGTCCGGTGGCGGGGCTCGCTCTCTCTTCCGACGAAAGCCGGCTCTTCGTCTCCTTCGGCGACGGGACCGTGAGGATCATAGACAGACAGAGCACGACCCTCGTCTGCTCCCTCTGGAACGTCGATGACGGCTTCTTCTGGTTCACACCGCCCGACGAGCACGCCCCGGACGGCTGGGTATGGACTGACAGGGAAGACCTGTTCCATCTCGTCGAGGAGGGCGGCGATGGCGAGGTCCTCGGGGCCGTACCCCTGGCTGACGAAAGACGAGGAGCCTATATCATGACCCGCAACAATGCGGCGATCGTACAGGCGCGCTTTAAGGGCCTCGACGAATACGCGCGCCTCGCGCGTCGTTATACCTGTGCCCTTGCAGACAGACAGAGCAGTATCGAGGCCCGCCCGCGCCCGATGCTGACCGGGAAAGATAAAGATGCGTAA
- a CDS encoding asparagine synthase-related protein has protein sequence MRRFIGEIRNGTLRCNPGTGLFEGCRLLWRGYIANRDDILSEARRRGMRTHDGSDGRLFAIAYRCWGEALQSYVLGEFCLAVFDDASSTALLTHDALGLVPLFYGARPEGVIFASHLEDLVAAAGVGDLDEDFIADYVADPSFVSRHTPYMGLKRLDPASSMVFGPQGQREVKGRELSPSRTAGTGGADFGEQFLSLLEKGVKAAAAAPGPVWCELSGGLDSSTVMSMAVRGGGADLGAFSIIYRRYAEANEEEWIRLVLECFPVPWHRLDGDGALPYSEVPDRFCAQPALHMVDWAGRRAYEEMAAAHGVAAVLTGQGGDVVFFGVGAEPYHLADLARALRLRRLFGEMERWRSHDSRRRSRLYWLVNYVMRPLMSRLRGQPVLPAWHRDPSPWIHPEYAGRMGLRERGMGRASRGRGTIERSWFMERLSAMCGQVANVNQIPRSFEFRHPLLYRPLVEFMLSLPWDEKFDPGTDRPLQRRALSGILPEPLRLRTTKTIYDQPCYEGLRQGKRFVRLLTEDPLVARRGIVESGPWIEAVAQARMGRTHSLPQFEAVASLEIWLRQIEALRQGHLELEETPLPAL, from the coding sequence ATGAGGAGATTCATCGGAGAGATCCGTAACGGCACCCTGAGGTGCAATCCCGGCACCGGGCTCTTTGAGGGCTGCCGCCTTCTGTGGCGCGGATACATAGCGAACAGGGACGACATCCTCTCCGAGGCGAGGCGCCGCGGCATGAGGACGCATGACGGCTCTGACGGCCGCCTTTTTGCCATCGCCTACAGGTGCTGGGGAGAGGCGCTCCAGTCCTATGTCCTGGGGGAATTCTGCCTTGCGGTCTTTGACGACGCCTCCTCCACAGCGCTTCTTACCCATGACGCCCTCGGGCTCGTACCCCTGTTCTACGGCGCAAGACCCGAAGGCGTGATCTTCGCCTCCCATCTTGAAGACCTCGTCGCCGCCGCGGGCGTCGGTGACCTCGATGAGGATTTCATCGCCGATTACGTGGCTGACCCCTCCTTCGTATCCCGGCACACTCCCTACATGGGCCTCAAGCGCCTTGACCCTGCGAGTTCCATGGTCTTCGGCCCTCAGGGGCAAAGGGAGGTGAAGGGTCGGGAACTCAGCCCCAGCCGGACCGCTGGGACCGGGGGGGCGGACTTCGGGGAACAGTTCCTCTCGCTCCTGGAAAAAGGAGTGAAGGCCGCGGCCGCGGCTCCCGGCCCGGTGTGGTGCGAACTCTCGGGCGGTCTCGATTCCTCGACGGTCATGTCCATGGCGGTGCGCGGCGGCGGGGCGGACCTCGGAGCCTTTTCCATCATCTACAGGCGGTATGCCGAGGCCAATGAGGAGGAGTGGATACGCCTTGTCCTCGAGTGCTTTCCCGTGCCCTGGCACCGCCTGGACGGCGACGGCGCACTTCCCTATTCAGAGGTGCCGGACCGCTTCTGCGCACAACCCGCGCTTCACATGGTCGATTGGGCAGGCCGCAGGGCCTACGAGGAGATGGCGGCTGCCCATGGCGTCGCCGCCGTCCTGACGGGCCAGGGGGGCGATGTCGTCTTTTTCGGGGTTGGCGCCGAACCTTACCATCTGGCCGATCTTGCCCGCGCGCTTCGGCTCCGGCGGCTCTTCGGGGAAATGGAGCGCTGGCGGTCCCATGACAGCCGCAGGCGGTCCCGCCTTTACTGGCTTGTGAACTACGTGATGCGCCCTCTCATGTCCCGCCTTCGCGGACAGCCCGTTCTGCCCGCCTGGCACAGGGACCCTTCTCCGTGGATTCACCCCGAGTATGCCGGAAGGATGGGCCTCCGCGAACGGGGGATGGGAAGGGCCTCGCGGGGCCGGGGCACGATCGAGCGCTCATGGTTCATGGAAAGACTCTCGGCCATGTGCGGGCAGGTCGCAAACGTCAACCAGATACCGCGCTCCTTCGAGTTCAGGCACCCCCTCCTCTACCGCCCCCTCGTGGAATTCATGCTCTCCTTGCCGTGGGACGAGAAGTTCGATCCCGGAACCGACCGTCCCCTTCAGCGCAGGGCGCTCTCGGGCATACTCCCGGAACCCCTGCGGCTCAGGACGACGAAAACGATCTACGACCAGCCCTGCTATGAAGGACTTCGCCAGGGCAAGCGCTTCGTAAGGCTCCTGACCGAAGACCCCCTCGTCGCACGGCGCGGCATCGTCGAGAGCGGCCCCTGGATCGAAGCGGTTGCCCAGGCGCGAATGGGGCGCACCCACTCCCTGCCCCAGTTCGAGGCCGTGGCATCCCTCGAGATATGGCTGCGCCAGATCGAGGCCCTCCGGCAGGGGCATCTGGAACTGGAGGAAACCCCTCTTCCCGCACTGTGA
- a CDS encoding lasso peptide biosynthesis B2 protein, translating to MKETGPRADPDSRYHIPAHVRHVKVGDRVIILDIRSESYFALDPIASLMWAELVLGQDKDAGIGHLQEEISADPPDIDNDYGEFTQRCLARGLLSRSTEGPLTEKTPRRRSRAKHLFALRAWWSLVKTRLSLSRKGFSVTYNGALHMAGPDETAGGDAAMEILPQALEAFARAENFFHLKKAPLDCLPRSLALFRFLRSIGLPANHCIGVRPFPFTAHAWTECYGRVVHDDTLNRNRFTIIARIPQ from the coding sequence TTGAAGGAAACCGGACCCCGCGCTGATCCCGACAGCAGGTATCACATACCCGCCCATGTCCGCCATGTCAAGGTGGGGGACCGGGTAATAATCCTCGATATCCGTTCCGAATCCTACTTCGCGCTCGACCCCATAGCCTCGCTCATGTGGGCTGAACTGGTCCTTGGCCAGGACAAGGATGCGGGCATCGGGCACCTTCAAGAAGAGATTTCCGCGGACCCTCCGGATATCGACAACGATTACGGGGAGTTCACGCAGAGATGCCTTGCGAGGGGGCTGCTGTCCCGATCGACCGAAGGGCCCCTCACTGAGAAAACCCCGCGCCGGAGGAGCCGCGCAAAGCACCTCTTCGCCCTGAGGGCATGGTGGAGCCTTGTGAAAACAAGGCTGTCCCTTTCGCGGAAGGGGTTTTCCGTCACCTATAACGGTGCCCTTCACATGGCCGGCCCCGATGAAACCGCCGGGGGTGACGCCGCAATGGAGATACTGCCGCAGGCTCTCGAGGCCTTTGCGAGGGCCGAGAATTTCTTTCACCTCAAAAAGGCGCCCCTCGACTGCCTTCCAAGATCGCTGGCGCTCTTCCGGTTCCTGCGCTCCATCGGCCTGCCGGCGAACCACTGCATCGGCGTCAGGCCCTTCCCTTTTACCGCCCACGCATGGACCGAGTGTTATGGGCGCGTTGTCCATGACGACACTCTGAACAGGAACAGGTTCACGATAATTGCGAGAATACCTCAATGA
- a CDS encoding ABC transporter ATP-binding protein: MRAATQSINPDTSSLSASPHSLRTTARYLRRTARYLRPYAGIAAADMLCAFASLGFYFIFPQVTQYIIDDIIGKNRMNLLLPVIAGLAGAFLLCNLFRALGIMINARFEQNVIFDMRNDVYARLLRLPVGYFDERASGDIMTRVTDDITAVHRVLIDGTEQGATAVASVIAVAAILFVKNAPLAMYALIPLGILIAGALWYTLSAHRRYRRQRQAMGAMNALLMDNLQGIRQIKAFGREEHENGRFARRADALRRSTFGVMRVWAVYSPAMAFAGSLGMVFVLWAGGPMVTAGAMTLGELVGFLFYLSLFYEPIGRLHSLNQLAQSGRAAGERVFDILDATEEDSEHRDRTAFPGPVRGEVRLEDVSFSYDGGHYALRHISLHARAGQMIALVGPTGSGKTTLANLIPAFYRPGRGRITVDSTDIAGVAPGALRAHIGIVSQETFLFNGTVRENILYGRPDAPVEAMEEAARAANCHDFITRLPQGYDTPVGERGIKLSVGEKQRVSIARALLKDPPILILDEATASVDTATEKMIQEALQRLMANRTSFVIAHRLSTVIDADQILVLVRGEIIERGTHDELLKLAGVYASLCLIQNIDLFEEGIEGNRTPR, translated from the coding sequence ATGAGAGCAGCCACGCAGTCAATCAACCCCGACACATCTTCCCTGTCCGCTTCACCTCACTCACTGCGCACAACCGCACGGTACCTGAGGCGCACCGCGCGCTATCTGCGGCCCTACGCAGGCATCGCGGCGGCGGACATGCTCTGTGCCTTTGCTTCCCTCGGCTTCTACTTCATCTTTCCCCAGGTGACACAGTACATCATCGACGACATCATCGGCAAGAACCGGATGAACCTTCTTTTGCCCGTCATCGCCGGCCTTGCCGGTGCGTTTCTCCTGTGCAATCTCTTCAGGGCGCTGGGCATCATGATCAACGCAAGGTTCGAGCAGAACGTCATCTTCGACATGCGCAACGACGTCTACGCGCGGCTTCTGCGCCTGCCCGTGGGTTACTTCGACGAACGGGCCTCGGGCGACATCATGACGAGGGTGACAGACGATATCACCGCCGTCCACCGCGTGCTAATCGACGGCACGGAGCAGGGCGCCACCGCCGTGGCGAGCGTCATTGCCGTGGCGGCCATCCTCTTTGTCAAGAACGCGCCATTGGCGATGTATGCCCTTATTCCCCTCGGCATCCTCATCGCGGGCGCACTCTGGTACACCCTTTCGGCCCACCGGCGCTATCGCCGTCAGAGACAGGCCATGGGCGCTATGAACGCGCTGCTCATGGACAACCTGCAGGGCATCCGCCAGATCAAGGCCTTCGGGCGCGAGGAACACGAGAACGGCCGGTTTGCGCGGCGGGCAGATGCACTGCGGCGCAGCACCTTCGGCGTCATGAGGGTCTGGGCGGTTTACTCCCCCGCCATGGCCTTCGCCGGGTCTCTGGGGATGGTCTTCGTCCTGTGGGCGGGCGGTCCCATGGTGACGGCGGGGGCGATGACCCTTGGCGAACTCGTGGGTTTCCTCTTCTACCTTTCCCTTTTCTACGAGCCAATTGGGAGACTGCACAGTCTCAACCAGCTCGCTCAGTCCGGCAGGGCGGCAGGGGAACGGGTCTTCGATATCCTCGATGCAACGGAGGAGGACAGCGAGCATCGCGATCGCACGGCGTTCCCGGGGCCCGTCCGCGGAGAGGTTCGCCTTGAAGATGTTTCCTTCAGTTACGACGGCGGGCATTATGCCCTCAGGCACATCTCCCTTCATGCCCGGGCGGGACAGATGATCGCCCTCGTCGGCCCCACCGGTTCGGGGAAGACCACGCTGGCCAACCTGATCCCGGCATTCTACCGGCCTGGTCGCGGACGCATCACCGTCGATTCGACGGACATCGCCGGGGTTGCGCCGGGGGCGCTTCGCGCCCACATAGGCATCGTCAGCCAGGAAACCTTCCTTTTCAATGGCACTGTGAGGGAGAATATACTCTACGGGCGACCCGATGCCCCCGTGGAAGCAATGGAGGAAGCCGCGCGTGCGGCGAACTGCCACGATTTCATCACACGCCTGCCCCAGGGTTACGATACCCCCGTCGGAGAAAGGGGAATAAAGCTCAGCGTCGGGGAAAAACAAAGGGTCAGCATAGCGCGGGCGCTTCTCAAGGACCCGCCCATACTCATACTCGACGAGGCCACCGCAAGCGTGGACACGGCAACGGAAAAGATGATTCAGGAAGCCCTGCAGCGGCTCATGGCAAACCGCACCAGTTTCGTCATTGCCCATCGCCTCTCCACCGTCATCGACGCCGACCAGATACTCGTCCTTGTCCGCGGCGAGATAATCGAGCGGGGAACCCACGACGAACTGCTAAAACTGGCGGGCGTCTACGCCAGCCTCTGTCTCATACAGAACATCGATCTTTTCGAGGAAGGAATTGAAGGAAACCGGACCCCGCGCTGA
- a CDS encoding glycosyltransferase family 9 protein, which translates to MNSPVIICPHNKRLLRGLEGREIAVRVRDPRSAARAAADVRAVGGSLVCVLVDPALPLDRLEWGKLPAAVPSVVIAPSFGAFRDLARNIPLLQSLDVAIHLPANIPDNVTGLRILASLGIRCAAVIGPGKLDWDALADLAAYAVLGPVPHAAIEPFASIASRLGPSSPIHWDFPYFRDSRRFLHMDDKGRLAPEKGASPGAPAGPCACCMGWKTCRGRFAAEAGEGKCSSFLEEMADIALRARKKAQSGAGEADPTPPAVPGEPALIEASQERPAKASKRTGGQEWIDLRGGAGHALMLSGILKQVLEQHPSRRYNLVARTGLTPILRGHPAIKGTGHPPKGAKVLTIGPGGGANILKPEQREYQLLAASLGLKTPVEERLWVPWEFEDDPTLMAILPHKERRVLISTASDSPRKEMPPERWESLVALLANDGIAVVQAGDTKDPYIRGAYNILGLLTQKQFISLPRHFDAVVTTDALMMHAARLCQTPCMVLGDSPGPVPGTTRPSTIHRAIVNLVKTGKT; encoded by the coding sequence ATGAACTCGCCCGTTATCATCTGCCCTCATAACAAGCGACTCCTCAGAGGGCTCGAGGGCCGCGAGATCGCCGTACGGGTGCGGGACCCCCGAAGCGCCGCAAGGGCGGCGGCGGATGTGCGCGCCGTCGGCGGGAGCCTTGTGTGTGTTCTCGTCGATCCCGCCCTGCCCCTCGACAGGCTGGAGTGGGGCAAGCTCCCGGCCGCGGTCCCTTCTGTTGTCATTGCACCGTCTTTCGGCGCGTTCCGGGACCTCGCGCGGAACATCCCCCTTCTTCAGAGCCTCGATGTTGCCATCCACCTTCCCGCCAACATTCCCGATAACGTGACGGGGCTGCGCATTCTGGCCTCCCTGGGGATCCGGTGCGCCGCGGTCATCGGGCCGGGGAAGCTTGACTGGGATGCCCTCGCCGACCTGGCAGCGTACGCGGTGCTGGGACCCGTCCCCCACGCGGCGATCGAGCCCTTTGCCTCCATCGCTTCCCGCCTCGGACCTTCCTCCCCGATTCATTGGGACTTCCCCTATTTCAGGGATTCCCGGCGTTTCCTGCACATGGATGACAAAGGCCGCCTGGCGCCCGAGAAAGGGGCATCACCGGGGGCACCGGCCGGCCCCTGTGCCTGCTGCATGGGATGGAAGACCTGTCGCGGGAGATTTGCCGCCGAGGCGGGGGAAGGGAAATGTTCCTCCTTTCTTGAGGAGATGGCGGACATCGCGCTGCGGGCCAGAAAGAAGGCACAAAGCGGGGCGGGCGAAGCAGATCCGACACCCCCGGCAGTACCCGGCGAACCGGCCCTTATTGAGGCAAGTCAGGAGAGACCGGCGAAGGCATCGAAAAGAACGGGCGGACAGGAATGGATAGACCTCCGCGGCGGTGCCGGGCACGCCCTCATGCTGTCGGGGATACTGAAGCAGGTGCTGGAACAACACCCGTCGCGGCGATACAACCTCGTTGCGAGGACCGGCCTCACACCCATCCTGAGGGGCCACCCGGCAATAAAAGGCACAGGCCATCCGCCAAAGGGCGCAAAGGTCCTCACGATCGGTCCCGGAGGCGGCGCAAATATTTTGAAGCCCGAACAGAGGGAATACCAGTTGCTCGCCGCCTCTCTCGGCTTGAAAACACCCGTGGAGGAACGCCTTTGGGTCCCCTGGGAGTTCGAGGATGACCCCACGCTCATGGCCATCCTTCCCCACAAGGAGCGACGGGTCCTCATCTCCACCGCCTCCGACTCTCCTCGAAAGGAGATGCCCCCAGAGAGATGGGAGTCCCTCGTCGCCCTCCTCGCCAACGATGGGATAGCGGTGGTGCAGGCGGGGGACACGAAAGACCCCTACATCCGAGGCGCGTACAACATTCTCGGCCTTCTCACACAAAAACAGTTCATATCCCTGCCCCGCCATTTCGACGCCGTCGTGACCACCGATGCTCTCATGATGCACGCCGCCCGCCTCTGCCAAACCCCCTGCATGGTCCTCGGCGACTCCCCAGGCCCCGTACCCGGCACCACCCGCCCCTCAACCATCCACCGCGCAATAGTCAACCTGGTCAAAACGGGAAAAACCTGA